A portion of the Stigmatella aurantiaca DW4/3-1 genome contains these proteins:
- a CDS encoding aminotransferase class I/II-fold pyridoxal phosphate-dependent enzyme, producing the protein MSRSHFASRVSGFGTTVFSEFSALALKHGAVNLGQGFPDFEGPEEVKEAACRAIREGSNQYAPSMGARELRVAIAEHAARFYGQQVDPDTMVTVTSGATEALFDAILGLVDPGDEVIVFEPFYDSYVANIAFVGATPRYVPLRAPDALHPTWWFDGAELEAAFTPRTRLLILNTPHNPTGKVFTREELERIGTLCERHGVKVLSDEVYEHIVFAPARHVRPSTLPVLADRTVTVSSMGKTFSLTGWKIGWILAPPPLRDAVQRAHQFVSFATAAPLQSATAAALRMPDGYFQELAVRYLARREKLLHGLREAGLPAQAPEGSYFILADISRQGFPDDVAFCRHLVTQGGVAAIPPSVFYSPEHRHLGQGFARFAFCKTEAVLEEGARRLKEGLSTRRSSSSERP; encoded by the coding sequence ATGAGCCGCTCACACTTCGCCAGCCGCGTCTCGGGTTTTGGCACCACGGTCTTCTCCGAGTTCAGCGCGCTCGCCTTGAAGCACGGTGCGGTGAACCTGGGGCAGGGCTTCCCGGACTTCGAGGGGCCCGAGGAGGTCAAGGAAGCGGCGTGCCGCGCCATCCGGGAAGGCTCCAACCAGTACGCCCCGAGCATGGGGGCGCGGGAGTTGCGCGTGGCCATCGCCGAGCACGCGGCGCGCTTCTATGGCCAGCAGGTGGATCCTGACACCATGGTGACCGTCACCAGTGGGGCCACCGAGGCCCTGTTCGACGCCATCCTGGGGCTGGTGGATCCCGGTGACGAGGTGATCGTCTTCGAGCCCTTCTACGACTCCTATGTGGCGAACATCGCCTTCGTGGGGGCCACGCCGCGCTACGTGCCGCTCCGGGCCCCCGATGCGCTGCACCCCACGTGGTGGTTTGACGGGGCGGAGCTGGAGGCAGCCTTTACCCCCCGGACGCGGCTGCTCATCCTCAACACCCCCCACAACCCCACCGGCAAGGTGTTCACCCGCGAGGAGCTGGAGCGCATCGGCACCCTGTGCGAGCGGCATGGGGTGAAGGTGCTCTCGGATGAGGTGTACGAGCACATCGTGTTCGCCCCCGCCCGGCACGTGCGCCCCTCCACGCTGCCCGTATTGGCGGACCGGACCGTCACGGTGAGCAGCATGGGCAAGACGTTCAGCCTGACGGGGTGGAAGATCGGGTGGATCCTCGCCCCGCCGCCGCTGCGTGACGCAGTGCAGCGCGCACACCAATTCGTCAGCTTCGCCACCGCGGCCCCGCTCCAGAGCGCCACCGCGGCGGCGCTGCGGATGCCGGATGGGTACTTCCAGGAGCTGGCCGTCCGCTATCTGGCGAGGCGGGAGAAGCTGCTGCACGGCTTGCGCGAGGCGGGGCTCCCCGCGCAGGCCCCCGAGGGCAGCTACTTTATCCTCGCGGACATCTCGCGGCAGGGCTTCCCGGACGATGTGGCCTTCTGCCGCCACCTGGTGACGCAAGGCGGGGTGGCGGCCATTCCCCCGAGCGTCTTCTATTCGCCGGAGCACCGGCACCTGGGGCAAGGCTTCGCGCGCTTCGCCTTCTGCAAGACGGAGGCGGTGCTGGAGGAAGGGGCGAGGCGCTTGAAGGAAGGGCTCTCGACACGTCGCTCCTCCTCCTCCGAGCGCCCGTGA
- a CDS encoding class I SAM-dependent methyltransferase — protein sequence MSFFGELYVRSTLPFLSAEITAREVAYLERCFTGLGPAGPVADLGCGHGRHAAPLNTSGVLAGRVVGLELDAYSLAHRLPGFPVVQGDLRALPFQTASLAGAYAWYSTLFAFSDVEHRVILQDITRCLQPGGLLVFQTVPYERLLEQPSASFQRLLPDGSRLEEESHFEAATGRDHGRRRLITPEGRVLSGAYAIRYYPLPELVQLVEAAGLSVKWVHGGLEGEPLTSASTDLIMGAGPREG from the coding sequence GTGAGCTTCTTCGGGGAGCTGTACGTTCGCAGCACGCTGCCCTTCCTCTCCGCCGAGATCACGGCGCGCGAGGTGGCTTATCTGGAGCGCTGTTTCACCGGCCTGGGGCCCGCTGGCCCGGTGGCGGACCTGGGTTGTGGCCACGGACGGCATGCCGCGCCGCTCAACACCTCGGGGGTGCTCGCGGGCCGGGTGGTGGGGCTGGAGCTGGACGCCTACTCCCTGGCGCACCGGCTCCCCGGCTTTCCGGTGGTGCAGGGGGATCTGCGGGCCTTGCCCTTCCAGACCGCCTCTCTGGCGGGGGCGTATGCCTGGTACTCGACGCTCTTTGCCTTCTCGGACGTGGAGCACCGCGTCATCCTTCAGGACATCACACGGTGTCTCCAGCCGGGCGGCTTGCTCGTCTTTCAGACGGTGCCGTACGAGCGGCTCCTGGAACAGCCCAGCGCGTCATTCCAGCGGTTGCTGCCGGATGGCAGCCGGTTGGAGGAGGAGAGCCACTTCGAGGCCGCCACCGGGAGGGATCACGGCCGCCGTCGGCTGATCACCCCGGAGGGCCGAGTCCTTTCGGGGGCCTATGCCATTCGTTACTACCCTCTGCCGGAGCTGGTTCAGCTCGTGGAGGCCGCGGGCCTCTCGGTGAAGTGGGTGCATGGCGGGTTGGAGGGCGAGCCTCTGACCTCCGCTTCCACGGACCTCATCATGGGGGCCGGGCCACGGGAGGGATGA
- a CDS encoding hydroxymethylglutaryl-CoA lyase — MDSNEHPRARAGSWLGGLPQRVDVYEVGPRDGLQNELRTLPTKDKARLVEALVAAGEKRIEVTSFVSPKWIPQLADAEELLRLVGRKPGVVFSALVPNLKGLQRAREAGLQEAAVFISASEAHSKKNINKSIAEALEASREVATAAAGMGMRVRGYLSTVWGCPYEGHVPVERVVDICRQLVDMGLYQLSLGDTIGVGTPRQTEEILSALLKYIPLEKLALHLHDTRGTALANALVGLSAGVTTFDASIGGLGGCPYAPGAAGNLATEDAVFMFQGMGVETGINMDRLVEAGELAQELIGRKLAGKFLQAALGEREKKASRRAQT, encoded by the coding sequence GTGGACTCGAACGAACATCCCAGGGCACGTGCAGGAAGCTGGCTCGGAGGGCTTCCGCAGCGGGTCGACGTGTACGAGGTCGGCCCCCGGGACGGCTTGCAGAACGAGCTGCGCACCCTGCCGACGAAGGACAAGGCGCGCCTGGTGGAGGCGCTGGTGGCGGCGGGCGAGAAGCGCATCGAGGTGACCTCGTTCGTGTCACCCAAATGGATTCCCCAGTTGGCGGACGCCGAGGAGCTGCTTCGCCTGGTGGGACGCAAGCCGGGGGTGGTGTTCTCGGCGCTGGTGCCGAACCTCAAGGGGTTGCAGCGGGCGAGGGAGGCGGGCTTGCAGGAGGCGGCCGTCTTCATCTCGGCGTCCGAGGCCCACTCCAAGAAGAACATCAACAAGAGCATCGCCGAGGCGCTGGAGGCCTCGCGCGAGGTGGCCACGGCCGCGGCTGGGATGGGGATGCGCGTGCGGGGCTACCTGTCCACGGTGTGGGGCTGCCCGTACGAGGGCCATGTGCCGGTGGAGCGGGTGGTGGACATCTGCCGTCAACTCGTGGACATGGGGCTCTACCAGCTGAGCCTGGGGGACACGATTGGGGTGGGCACGCCACGGCAGACGGAGGAGATCCTCTCGGCGCTGCTGAAGTACATCCCGCTGGAGAAGCTGGCGCTGCACCTGCACGACACGCGGGGCACGGCGCTGGCGAACGCGCTGGTGGGGCTGTCGGCGGGGGTCACGACCTTCGATGCCAGCATTGGCGGGCTGGGGGGTTGTCCCTATGCGCCGGGAGCGGCGGGCAACCTGGCCACGGAGGATGCGGTCTTCATGTTCCAGGGAATGGGCGTGGAGACGGGCATCAACATGGACCGGCTCGTCGAGGCGGGAGAGCTGGCGCAGGAACTGATTGGCCGGAAACTGGCCGGCAAGTTCCTCCAGGCGGCGCTGGGCGAGCGGGAGAAGAAGGCGTCTCGCCGGGCTCAGACGTAG
- a CDS encoding NAD(P)-dependent oxidoreductase produces MDPSSPQVIVLGAAGRLGREFVRVGLRLGYTVTAVARDSGKLRAALGVPESSSLTLAEADARDVGALTSLMKGMSAVVNAAGHAGDGDAFVEIGRTVVQATEQALGPEGRLWFVGGLGVLRIPHTDRLGVDLAGMPAMYQTHRRNHETLRASVLDWSMLCPGPLIDTAEGPSLEELRITTEVMPFDVDVSDGPDDSLLFSRLRERFPETTIPYATAAEVAMRHLVRGGPFSRQRVGIALPVGRTAEKKGWKIGERG; encoded by the coding sequence ATGGATCCTTCTTCTCCTCAAGTCATCGTCCTAGGGGCTGCGGGACGGCTCGGACGCGAGTTCGTGCGCGTGGGACTGCGGTTGGGCTACACGGTGACCGCGGTTGCCCGGGACAGCGGGAAGCTCCGGGCAGCGCTGGGGGTGCCGGAGTCTTCGTCCCTCACCTTGGCCGAGGCGGATGCGCGGGATGTGGGCGCGCTGACTTCCCTCATGAAGGGGATGTCCGCCGTCGTGAACGCCGCTGGGCACGCCGGTGATGGGGACGCATTCGTCGAAATTGGCCGCACGGTGGTTCAAGCAACAGAGCAAGCACTGGGGCCCGAGGGACGGCTCTGGTTCGTTGGTGGCCTTGGCGTGCTGCGCATTCCCCACACGGATCGGCTGGGGGTCGATCTCGCCGGGATGCCGGCGATGTACCAGACCCACCGCCGCAATCACGAGACGCTGCGCGCCTCGGTGCTCGACTGGTCGATGCTGTGCCCGGGTCCCCTGATCGACACGGCCGAAGGGCCCTCCTTGGAGGAACTGCGCATCACCACCGAGGTGATGCCTTTCGATGTCGATGTGAGCGATGGGCCTGACGATTCACTGCTGTTTTCCCGCCTGCGCGAGCGTTTCCCCGAGACCACCATCCCCTATGCAACAGCCGCCGAGGTTGCCATGCGCCATCTCGTGAGGGGAGGTCCGTTCAGTCGCCAGCGCGTGGGCATCGCGCTTCCCGTAGGACGCACCGCCGAGAAGAAGGGATGGAAGATCGGCGAACGTGGGTAG
- a CDS encoding restriction endonuclease fold toxin 5 domain-containing protein, with amino-acid sequence MRRWALLLLFAALVGCSHPIKVVRLDTGQGEPRVHVPHRVVEPVELSEKRFKEAVAQYAPSVPAVEHPLKYAGRLFGVPERSGWFWYEEKSQRLMVSKSGSNRNLRLLPEDEELRRRYLLWCEQMWEGGDCLRLLVDKPLLDSDARYALAMAIAQNKVLGAMKEELAKLVSPQAVVATIVSGLTMYAILLALPEPVSKGIAALLTLGAMTYLGWDTVWRLIDGWLVLMREVDSATTFDSIHASGEKFGDTIGEKAARAFVMLGTAALGNTVSGMAATLPKLPGAGQAAVVAEAQLNIRFSAPALAQVESVVLGAEGVTIALAPGAVAMAAHGTSGGKGGAQAAPPSGGPGKWVQANESMSESARDYQAQMTGAPKGYAYRVHRGNEEVDYDGFEQGVLLEIKATGYAQWITQKLDFLPGFKGRDKLLEQALRQFKVARGTPIRWIVAEEKLAGALKKMFKGAGLDEIEVVHIPQTPRGTGAP; translated from the coding sequence ATGCGGCGCTGGGCGCTTCTGCTGCTGTTCGCAGCCCTTGTGGGGTGCAGCCATCCGATAAAGGTCGTCCGCCTGGATACAGGCCAGGGCGAGCCCCGCGTCCACGTCCCGCACCGCGTCGTTGAGCCGGTGGAGTTGAGCGAAAAAAGGTTCAAGGAGGCCGTAGCCCAATACGCCCCCTCCGTGCCAGCAGTGGAGCATCCCCTGAAATACGCCGGGCGGCTGTTCGGAGTGCCCGAGCGGAGTGGCTGGTTCTGGTACGAAGAGAAGAGCCAGCGGCTCATGGTCTCGAAATCAGGGAGCAACAGGAACCTGCGCCTGCTGCCCGAGGACGAAGAACTGAGACGCCGCTATCTGCTGTGGTGCGAGCAGATGTGGGAAGGTGGAGATTGCCTGCGCCTGCTGGTGGACAAGCCTCTGTTGGATAGTGATGCCAGGTACGCTTTGGCCATGGCCATTGCCCAAAACAAGGTGCTGGGAGCCATGAAGGAGGAACTCGCGAAGTTGGTGAGTCCTCAAGCTGTGGTGGCTACGATCGTCAGTGGTCTGACGATGTACGCGATATTGCTCGCTCTCCCAGAGCCGGTGAGCAAGGGTATCGCCGCGCTGCTGACACTGGGAGCCATGACGTATCTTGGCTGGGACACGGTGTGGCGTTTGATCGACGGGTGGCTGGTGTTGATGAGAGAAGTGGATAGCGCCACCACCTTCGACAGCATTCACGCGTCCGGAGAGAAGTTCGGTGACACGATAGGGGAGAAGGCGGCTCGCGCCTTCGTCATGCTAGGCACGGCAGCCCTGGGGAACACGGTTTCCGGCATGGCAGCAACGCTGCCGAAGTTACCGGGGGCCGGGCAAGCCGCAGTGGTGGCCGAGGCGCAGTTGAACATCCGCTTCTCAGCTCCAGCGCTTGCTCAGGTGGAGTCGGTCGTACTCGGTGCTGAGGGGGTCACCATCGCCCTTGCCCCCGGTGCCGTGGCCATGGCGGCGCACGGCACCTCCGGCGGAAAGGGTGGCGCGCAGGCTGCGCCGCCCAGCGGTGGCCCTGGGAAATGGGTTCAGGCGAACGAGTCCATGTCCGAGAGTGCCCGAGACTACCAAGCACAGATGACTGGGGCTCCCAAGGGGTACGCCTATCGTGTGCACCGAGGGAATGAAGAGGTGGACTACGATGGCTTCGAGCAAGGAGTTCTCCTTGAGATCAAGGCCACAGGCTACGCGCAGTGGATTACCCAAAAACTGGACTTTCTGCCGGGCTTCAAGGGACGCGACAAACTGCTTGAGCAGGCGCTGCGCCAGTTCAAGGTCGCCCGCGGAACGCCCATCCGGTGGATCGTTGCGGAGGAGAAACTCGCAGGTGCACTCAAGAAAATGTTCAAGGGGGCCGGTCTCGACGAGATTGAGGTCGTCCATATTCCCCAGACTCCGCGAGGTACAGGGGCTCCATGA
- a CDS encoding immunity 52 family protein produces MIETYYAGSYWLARPESAEVCARRAALFFHLLGRCDPAWTRWYEKADSFEEALKLPFTTEAVNFQKLFAREERQIGDGFIFHLWTGDSLQEASVVDVTCGSADPWLRTHCVLRPCDEGRTGERVLTAPVMTEVLRAMALAWQPEWAVATSEVHRDSVTEKAKPGTFVGWVMYFSRLRGTVPPLPAPVHIEPVENIGTLVTLTPERFTASNPEHVALAARVHELLDRAGLLRPLQPWPVEKSSSQR; encoded by the coding sequence ATGATAGAAACCTATTACGCTGGCTCCTACTGGCTCGCTCGGCCCGAATCCGCTGAGGTTTGCGCGCGGCGCGCGGCGCTGTTCTTTCACCTCCTTGGGCGCTGCGACCCTGCGTGGACCCGCTGGTATGAGAAAGCAGACTCTTTCGAGGAGGCACTCAAGCTTCCATTCACGACAGAAGCAGTGAACTTCCAGAAGCTATTTGCACGGGAGGAGCGTCAGATCGGCGATGGCTTCATTTTCCACTTATGGACGGGCGACAGCCTTCAAGAAGCATCCGTCGTTGATGTGACGTGCGGTTCAGCGGACCCATGGCTTCGAACCCACTGCGTCCTCAGGCCTTGCGATGAAGGGCGCACTGGGGAGCGGGTACTGACCGCTCCCGTCATGACTGAGGTGCTGCGCGCCATGGCCCTTGCTTGGCAACCGGAGTGGGCAGTGGCGACATCCGAGGTGCACCGGGACAGCGTGACAGAGAAAGCGAAGCCGGGCACCTTCGTGGGATGGGTGATGTACTTTTCGCGGCTGCGCGGCACAGTGCCCCCACTCCCTGCCCCGGTTCACATCGAGCCTGTCGAGAATATTGGCACCCTGGTCACCCTCACCCCCGAACGGTTTACCGCTTCCAACCCAGAACACGTCGCGCTTGCCGCTCGCGTTCACGAGTTGTTGGACCGGGCCGGGCTGCTGCGGCCGTTGCAGCCCTGGCCGGTAGAGAAAAGCTCCTCGCAAAGGTAA
- a CDS encoding P-loop ATPase, Sll1717 family — protein MEPAFDVRRLSFGALSAERDINEGLKSYFVESDAYRNLRDGKKMVALGNRGAGKSAIFKMIAEHERARKSVVIELSPEDYSYELLAKTMLPEERGSWAKHGAYTAAWKHLLYVLVMKEAVRQGAAIKTGAEAKIYEYLRDKHKHTETNPVGMLISYLKRLEGIKIGNFEASLKARELQQLYSLEELAPLLEPLNSLCKRRRVVVLIDELDKGWDKSEDAVAFVAGLFQASVAITQQTPHLRVLISLRRELYESIPALYDDAQKVRDIIQTIEWDEPQLLDLIARRIAHSLPDTTKLSPESRWNIVFSETLDYRKTKSFNYLVDRTLYRPREMIQLAILIREHMVDSNHGLPADYQIISEAEVGYSEERLKDIASEYRFQYPGLRSVFDTFRGLRYNFDRSDLELHCLSIATGEMKVDSDAKTWCADMDPEEMIKTLWHVGFIRARAVGGLKARRRSGSSYLGSHQITSLGLSNIQHFHVHPMFRAFLGMKEAKEQKNENEII, from the coding sequence ATGGAACCCGCATTTGATGTCCGGCGACTGAGTTTTGGCGCTTTATCTGCGGAGCGAGACATCAACGAGGGACTCAAGTCTTATTTTGTTGAGTCCGATGCTTATCGCAACCTTCGTGATGGCAAGAAAATGGTCGCTCTTGGTAATAGAGGAGCAGGCAAAAGCGCCATCTTTAAAATGATCGCTGAGCACGAGAGGGCTCGAAAGTCAGTTGTTATCGAGCTTTCTCCAGAGGACTACTCATACGAACTGCTCGCCAAAACAATGCTCCCAGAAGAGCGGGGGTCCTGGGCAAAACATGGCGCCTACACAGCAGCATGGAAGCACTTGCTTTATGTGCTTGTAATGAAGGAGGCGGTTCGGCAGGGTGCCGCAATTAAAACTGGCGCAGAAGCGAAGATCTACGAATATCTTCGCGACAAACACAAGCACACAGAGACCAATCCCGTCGGAATGCTAATCTCATACCTGAAGCGTCTTGAAGGGATTAAGATTGGCAATTTTGAAGCATCCCTTAAGGCACGTGAGCTCCAGCAACTTTACAGCCTAGAGGAATTAGCGCCACTCCTGGAGCCTCTTAACTCACTATGCAAGAGGCGTCGCGTAGTAGTTCTGATTGATGAACTAGATAAGGGATGGGACAAATCTGAGGATGCGGTGGCATTCGTAGCCGGGCTTTTTCAGGCTTCCGTGGCAATAACTCAACAGACGCCTCATCTTAGAGTTCTCATCTCTCTTAGGCGTGAATTATACGAAAGCATCCCTGCTCTTTATGACGATGCACAGAAGGTAAGGGATATCATTCAGACGATTGAGTGGGATGAGCCCCAGTTGCTTGATTTGATTGCACGCAGAATCGCGCATTCCCTGCCGGATACGACAAAGCTATCTCCAGAATCTCGATGGAATATCGTTTTTTCGGAGACCCTTGATTACCGAAAAACCAAGTCATTTAACTACTTGGTAGATCGTACACTATATCGCCCGAGAGAAATGATCCAACTTGCGATTCTTATCCGCGAGCACATGGTGGACTCGAATCATGGACTGCCTGCCGACTATCAAATCATCAGTGAAGCAGAGGTCGGTTACTCAGAAGAGCGACTCAAGGACATTGCCTCCGAGTATCGCTTTCAGTATCCCGGATTGAGAAGCGTTTTTGATACGTTTCGTGGATTGCGCTACAATTTTGATCGCAGCGATCTTGAGCTGCATTGTCTTTCAATCGCTACAGGAGAGATGAAGGTCGACTCCGATGCAAAGACTTGGTGTGCCGACATGGATCCGGAGGAAATGATCAAAACTCTCTGGCACGTTGGATTCATTCGTGCACGAGCTGTTGGAGGACTCAAGGCTCGAAGGCGCAGCGGCAGTTCATACCTCGGGTCTCATCAGATTACCTCATTGGGGCTTTCCAACATTCAACACTTTCACGTCCACCCAATGTTTAGAGCATTTTTGGGAATGAAAGAAGCCAAAGAGCAAAAGAATGAAAATGAAATCATCTAA
- a CDS encoding serine/threonine protein kinase, protein MTPPLEPRIGAWRVLDTCGRGAYGIVHRVEHAEHPHLGPFALKLALHPDDLRFEREAELLSRIHHPHVPRLRDRGGWALPGGPSFPYLVMDWVEGVTLYAWASERALTSRQVLRLLAQIARALEATHAMGGVHRDVKGDNIRVRPDGHAVLVDFGSCHYRDAPTLTGHMPPPGTAPYYSPESLRFQWEHHHQPTARYLAQPADDVYALGVTAYRLVTGRYPPAVDREETQDGFRLVAPPWRPPPAWKRLSPELASLIRRMLSYEPSRRGTATDIACALERAASTSRSRVDRPLSPGSAHRPSRNGLQFPAPRSASLGWLGLTAALGTCLALGVWCAQVPPQKESPLAATLHEQDGGVVGLADTVLKSSANSTPLEPMQPQVSRDLPKKPFPGQRRPPCGTHEIEINKGCWGRSGNASPPCDDHSVEWKNSCFWPIFELPRPPTSETP, encoded by the coding sequence ATGACACCTCCCCTTGAGCCTCGGATCGGCGCTTGGCGGGTCCTGGACACCTGTGGCCGTGGCGCCTACGGCATCGTCCATCGGGTCGAACATGCGGAGCACCCGCACCTCGGACCGTTTGCCCTGAAGCTGGCGCTCCATCCGGACGATTTGCGCTTCGAACGGGAAGCGGAGTTGCTCTCTCGCATCCACCACCCCCATGTTCCCAGGCTGCGGGACCGAGGTGGGTGGGCACTCCCCGGCGGCCCATCTTTCCCCTACCTCGTCATGGACTGGGTGGAGGGTGTCACCCTCTACGCGTGGGCGTCGGAGCGCGCCTTGACCTCGCGGCAGGTGCTGAGGCTGCTGGCCCAGATCGCCCGAGCCCTGGAGGCCACGCATGCCATGGGGGGCGTTCACCGCGACGTGAAGGGGGACAATATTCGTGTCCGGCCCGATGGCCATGCGGTCCTCGTGGACTTCGGCTCGTGCCACTACCGGGATGCCCCCACCCTCACGGGCCACATGCCTCCGCCCGGCACGGCCCCGTACTACAGCCCCGAGTCCCTGCGCTTCCAATGGGAGCACCATCACCAGCCCACGGCCCGCTACCTCGCTCAGCCCGCCGATGACGTGTACGCCCTGGGTGTGACCGCCTATCGGCTCGTCACCGGCAGGTACCCTCCCGCCGTGGATCGAGAGGAGACCCAGGACGGCTTCCGGCTGGTCGCACCCCCTTGGCGGCCCCCTCCTGCCTGGAAGCGCCTCTCCCCGGAGTTGGCCTCACTCATCCGCCGGATGCTCTCCTACGAGCCCTCTCGCAGGGGCACTGCGACAGACATCGCCTGCGCTCTCGAACGGGCTGCGAGCACATCGCGGTCCCGGGTGGATCGGCCTCTGTCGCCGGGGTCTGCCCACCGTCCTTCCAGGAACGGGCTCCAGTTCCCAGCCCCGCGCTCCGCCTCCCTGGGATGGCTGGGGCTAACCGCCGCCTTGGGGACGTGTCTGGCGCTCGGTGTCTGGTGTGCCCAAGTTCCGCCCCAAAAGGAATCACCTCTTGCTGCGACCTTGCACGAGCAGGATGGAGGCGTCGTAGGCCTCGCCGATACCGTGCTCAAGTCTTCCGCGAACAGCACTCCACTTGAGCCCATGCAGCCACAGGTCAGCCGCGATCTGCCCAAGAAGCCCTTTCCAGGACAGCGGCGTCCTCCCTGCGGAACACACGAGATCGAGATCAACAAAGGTTGTTGGGGACGTTCTGGCAATGCATCCCCTCCATGCGATGACCACTCCGTCGAATGGAAAAATAGCTGCTTTTGGCCTATTTTTGAACTTCCGCGTCCCCCTACCTCAGAGACACCTTGA
- a CDS encoding ester cyclase, with the protein MVTEQQRKARQKLVLDHFHNEVRQDWDDVLATFPHPHYELVATMTVHDGNSDVRKYYLNTRVAFPDQNHEIIALRHSDDAVIVEFWLMGTHLGPLGKIPPTGNRFRVRMTAFFIFDETETLVCERVYFDTLSMLKQLIGGLDLKNPKNWLLAIRCFKGLLAMSGDTPAPALTQTPPPTFSD; encoded by the coding sequence ATGGTGACAGAGCAACAACGCAAGGCACGTCAGAAACTGGTGTTGGACCACTTCCACAATGAGGTGAGACAGGACTGGGACGACGTGCTGGCGACCTTCCCGCACCCGCACTACGAGCTGGTCGCCACCATGACGGTGCACGACGGCAACAGCGACGTGCGCAAGTATTACCTCAACACGCGCGTCGCATTCCCGGACCAGAATCACGAAATCATCGCGCTGCGACACAGCGACGACGCCGTCATCGTCGAGTTCTGGCTGATGGGCACCCACCTCGGACCGCTGGGGAAGATTCCCCCCACCGGCAACCGGTTCCGGGTGCGAATGACAGCGTTCTTCATCTTCGACGAAACGGAGACGCTGGTCTGCGAGCGCGTCTACTTCGACACCCTCAGCATGCTGAAGCAACTCATCGGCGGACTCGATCTGAAGAACCCGAAAAACTGGCTTCTCGCTATCCGGTGTTTCAAGGGTCTCCTGGCAATGTCCGGCGACACGCCCGCCCCCGCCCTGACCCAGACCCCCCCGCCCACCTTCAGCGACTGA